In the Aromatoleum bremense genome, one interval contains:
- a CDS encoding ParB/RepB/Spo0J family partition protein — MDTPAPQMPEVDLHRLDLRFADARLLEPRAIEALARSIEQSGQLIACIAVPDADSQRLILVDGYRRVLALRRLGRDTARVEAWACDLAQALLTILAQAGRRPFAALEEALLLQELVRGQGLSEREVARRCGRDVSWVSRRLELVCGVPEAVLAAVRQGTVSTWAATRVLAPLARANTAQATQLLAALAATPLSTRELQVWFRHYLTSPSAARERMVAQPRLFIQSLRAQEEELADTRLRAGPHGQCAADVRQLLALIRRLRSRLPSLSREVLPESLLGALAHLRAALDALHSELARSLDHDAEPDSRCRPNPASPRQEPARDQPCARAIA, encoded by the coding sequence ATGGACACCCCGGCCCCCCAGATGCCTGAAGTCGATCTGCACCGCCTCGATCTGCGCTTCGCCGACGCGCGGCTGCTCGAGCCGCGCGCGATCGAGGCCCTCGCCCGCTCGATCGAGCAAAGCGGCCAACTCATTGCGTGCATCGCCGTCCCCGACGCCGACAGCCAGCGCCTGATCCTGGTCGACGGCTACCGGCGTGTGCTCGCCCTGCGTCGGCTCGGACGGGACACCGCGCGGGTGGAAGCCTGGGCGTGCGATCTCGCGCAGGCCCTGTTGACGATTCTCGCGCAAGCCGGCCGCCGACCTTTCGCGGCGCTGGAAGAGGCTCTGCTGCTGCAGGAACTCGTGCGCGGCCAGGGGCTCTCGGAGCGCGAGGTGGCGCGCCGCTGCGGCCGCGACGTGAGCTGGGTCAGCCGGCGTCTGGAGCTCGTCTGCGGCGTGCCCGAAGCCGTGCTCGCGGCCGTGCGCCAGGGCACGGTTTCGACCTGGGCGGCGACACGGGTTCTGGCCCCGTTGGCGCGCGCCAACACCGCGCAGGCGACGCAGCTGCTCGCTGCGCTGGCGGCGACGCCGCTGTCCACCCGAGAGCTGCAGGTCTGGTTCCGGCATTACCTGACGAGCCCGAGTGCCGCCCGCGAGCGCATGGTGGCCCAGCCGCGCCTGTTCATTCAGAGCCTGCGCGCGCAGGAAGAAGAGCTCGCCGATACGCGCCTTCGCGCCGGGCCGCACGGCCAGTGCGCGGCCGATGTCCGGCAACTCTTGGCGCTGATCAGGCGGCTGCGTAGCCGGCTGCCGAGCCTGTCCCGCGAAGTGCTTCCCGAATCCCTTCTCGGCGCGCTCGCTCACCTGCGCGCCGCCCTCGATGCGCTGCACTCCGAGCTTGCGAGGAGCCTTGACCATGACGCCGAGCCAGATTCGCGATGCCGTCCGAACCCTGCAAGCCCAAGGCAAGAGCCTGCGCGAGATCAGCCGTGTGCTCGAGCTATCGCGTAA
- the arsA gene encoding arsenical pump-driving ATPase, producing the protein MKFLDTPPRFLFFTGKGGVGKTSLACATAVRFAQAGRTVLLVSTDPASNVAQVFGQAIGNALTAIAEVPNLTALEIDPEAAAQAYRDRIVGPVRGVLPDDVVRGIEEQLSGACTTEIAAFDEFTGLLTDGELMRAFDHIVFDTAPTGHTIRLLQLPSAWTGFLDNSDTGASCLGPLAGLDKQREQYRAAVAALADAERTRLVLVARAQASTLREVARTHDELAALGLTRQHLVINGVLPGDEAGNDALAAAIVRRESAALAGLPAELAGLPVDRVPLMPFNLVGLPALKALLDPGASGPQDASDVAGAHPALPGLAALVDQIAADGHGLVMLMGKGGVGKTTLAAAVAVDLARRGLPVHLTTSDPAAHLAETLEGGGLAALTVSRIDPHAETERYRAHVLETKGRDLDAQGRALLEEDLRSPCTEEIAVFQAFSRIIREAGKKFVVMDTAPTGHTLLLLDATGAYHREMARHMQKSGIHHYTTPMMQLQDPAQTKVLIVTLAETTPVLEAARLQDDLRRAGIAPWGWIINNSVAAAHTASPLLARRAAREWPQIEAVREQHARRVALLPLQAEEPVGVARLQALAAGQS; encoded by the coding sequence ATGAAATTCCTCGATACCCCCCCGCGCTTCCTCTTCTTCACCGGCAAGGGCGGCGTCGGCAAGACTTCGCTCGCCTGCGCCACCGCGGTGCGGTTCGCGCAAGCCGGCCGCACGGTGCTGCTGGTGAGCACCGATCCGGCCTCCAATGTGGCGCAGGTCTTCGGCCAGGCGATCGGCAACGCCCTCACCGCCATCGCCGAGGTGCCGAATCTGACGGCGCTGGAGATCGACCCCGAGGCCGCCGCCCAGGCCTATCGCGACCGCATCGTCGGCCCGGTCCGCGGCGTGCTGCCGGACGACGTGGTGCGCGGCATCGAGGAGCAGCTCTCCGGCGCGTGCACCACAGAGATCGCCGCCTTCGACGAATTCACCGGGCTCTTGACCGACGGCGAGCTCATGCGCGCCTTCGACCACATCGTGTTCGACACCGCGCCGACCGGCCACACCATTCGGCTCCTTCAGCTGCCGAGCGCGTGGACCGGCTTTCTCGATAACAGCGACACCGGCGCCTCCTGCCTCGGGCCGCTCGCCGGCTTGGACAAGCAGCGCGAGCAGTATCGCGCCGCGGTGGCGGCACTGGCCGACGCCGAGCGCACCCGCCTGGTGCTGGTCGCACGCGCCCAGGCCTCGACGCTGCGCGAGGTCGCGCGCACCCATGACGAGCTCGCCGCGCTGGGTCTCACGCGCCAGCATCTCGTCATCAACGGCGTGCTGCCCGGGGACGAAGCGGGGAACGACGCGCTCGCCGCCGCCATCGTGCGCCGCGAATCGGCGGCGCTAGCGGGCCTGCCCGCCGAGCTCGCCGGGCTGCCAGTGGACCGCGTGCCGCTCATGCCCTTCAACCTGGTGGGCCTGCCGGCGCTGAAGGCACTTCTCGATCCGGGCGCGTCCGGCCCGCAGGACGCTTCGGATGTGGCCGGCGCGCATCCGGCCCTGCCGGGGCTTGCCGCGCTCGTGGACCAGATCGCCGCCGACGGCCACGGGCTCGTCATGCTGATGGGCAAGGGCGGGGTGGGCAAGACTACGCTCGCCGCCGCCGTCGCGGTCGACCTCGCGCGGCGCGGCCTGCCGGTGCACCTCACCACTTCCGACCCCGCCGCGCATCTCGCCGAGACCCTCGAAGGCGGCGGCCTGGCCGCGCTCACCGTGAGCCGCATCGACCCGCATGCCGAGACCGAGCGCTATCGCGCACACGTGCTCGAAACGAAGGGGCGCGACCTCGACGCCCAGGGGCGCGCGCTGCTGGAAGAAGACCTGCGCTCGCCCTGCACCGAGGAGATCGCGGTGTTCCAGGCCTTCTCGCGCATCATCCGCGAGGCCGGGAAGAAGTTCGTGGTGATGGACACTGCCCCCACCGGCCACACTCTGTTGCTGCTCGACGCGACCGGCGCCTACCACCGCGAGATGGCGCGCCACATGCAAAAGAGCGGCATCCACCACTACACCACGCCGATGATGCAGTTGCAGGACCCGGCGCAGACCAAGGTGCTCATCGTCACCCTGGCCGAGACCACCCCGGTGCTGGAAGCGGCGCGCCTGCAGGACGACCTGCGCCGCGCCGGCATCGCGCCGTGGGGCTGGATCATCAATAACAGCGTGGCCGCCGCGCACACGGCCTCGCCGCTCCTCGCCCGGCGCGCGGCGCGCGAGTGGCCGCAGATCGAGGCGGTGCGCGAGCAGCACGCGCGCCGCGTGGCGCTCCTCCCGCTGCAGGCGGAAGAGCCGGTCGGTGTCGCGCGCCTGCAGGCACTCGCCGCCGGGCAGAGCTGA
- the arsD gene encoding arsenite efflux transporter metallochaperone ArsD: protein MKTIQIFDPALCCPTGVCGTEVDQALVTAAADLDWAKGQGARIERYSLAQQPLAFAKNAVVKGFLERSGQEALPLVLVDGEVALAGRYPNRAELARWAGLAVVPAVENSCCSGGRCC from the coding sequence ATGAAGACGATCCAGATTTTCGATCCCGCCCTGTGCTGCCCGACCGGCGTATGCGGCACCGAGGTGGACCAGGCACTGGTCACCGCCGCGGCCGATCTCGACTGGGCGAAGGGGCAGGGCGCGCGCATCGAGCGCTACAGCCTCGCCCAGCAGCCGCTCGCCTTCGCCAAGAACGCGGTGGTGAAGGGCTTCCTCGAGCGCTCCGGCCAGGAGGCGCTGCCGCTGGTGCTGGTCGACGGCGAGGTCGCGCTCGCCGGACGCTATCCGAACCGCGCCGAGCTCGCGCGCTGGGCGGGGCTCGCCGTCGTGCCGGCAGTCGAGAACTCGTGCTGCAGCGGTGGTCGCTGCTGCTGA
- a CDS encoding ArsR/SmtB family transcription factor: MDDGIESADVAGFTTVQSASKSQALQVFEALSSSVRLDVFRLLVQAGSNGRVAGEISTALSVPPTNLSFHLKALVQSGLLSVEQEGRYQRYRANIALMLETIAFLTANCCGDSPEECDELRRSLPALEPFLPPLVCSPEGGCNK, from the coding sequence TTGGACGATGGCATCGAATCGGCAGATGTTGCTGGTTTCACCACGGTTCAAAGCGCCAGCAAGAGTCAAGCGCTTCAGGTCTTTGAGGCCCTTTCCTCGAGTGTCCGTTTGGATGTATTCCGGCTCCTTGTGCAGGCCGGCTCCAACGGGCGCGTAGCAGGTGAAATTTCAACCGCGCTTTCCGTGCCGCCCACCAATCTCTCCTTCCACCTCAAGGCCCTGGTGCAGTCGGGGCTGCTCTCGGTAGAGCAGGAGGGGCGTTACCAGCGCTACCGCGCGAACATCGCGCTGATGCTCGAGACCATCGCGTTCCTCACCGCCAACTGTTGCGGTGACAGCCCAGAGGAGTGCGACGAGCTGCGGCGCAGTCTGCCCGCGCTCGAACCGTTTCTTCCACCGCTCGTCTGCTCGCCCGAAGGAGGTTGCAACAAGTGA
- a CDS encoding arsenate reductase ArsC — MNVLFLCTGNSCRSILAEATFNALAPAGMRAMSAGSQPAGYVHPRSLALLAREGIPTEGYYSKSWNELPETPDVVITVCASAAGETCPVYLAPVPRAHWGVDDPAKAIGTDAETDVAFETAYRILRARIEAFLALPADLSERDPEAFRAELARIGTLMPETIK, encoded by the coding sequence GTGAACGTCCTTTTCCTGTGCACCGGGAACTCGTGCCGGTCCATCCTCGCCGAGGCCACTTTCAACGCGCTCGCGCCGGCCGGCATGCGCGCCATGAGCGCCGGCAGCCAGCCCGCCGGCTACGTGCATCCGCGCTCGCTCGCGCTGCTCGCCCGTGAGGGCATTCCGACCGAGGGCTACTACAGCAAGTCGTGGAACGAGCTGCCGGAGACCCCCGACGTCGTCATCACCGTCTGTGCGAGCGCCGCGGGCGAGACCTGCCCGGTCTATCTCGCGCCGGTGCCGCGCGCCCACTGGGGCGTGGACGACCCGGCCAAGGCCATCGGCACGGACGCGGAGACCGACGTCGCCTTCGAGACGGCCTATCGCATCCTGCGCGCGCGCATCGAGGCCTTCCTGGCCTTGCCGGCGGATCTCTCCGAGCGCGATCCCGAAGCTTTCCGCGCGGAGCTCGCGCGAATCGGCACGCTGATGCCGGAAACCATCAAGTGA
- a CDS encoding Mu transposase domain-containing protein has protein sequence MTPSQIRDAVRTLQAQGKSLREISRVLELSRNTVRRIVRPDDPARSEDACPGVPRAYLKSAFERAQGNVVRVAELLAAEYELTVSYSTLTRWVREAGLRAPPPRAGQYFFAPGEEMQHDTSPHRVTLGDKTVTAQCAGLVLAYSRRLFIRYSPRFTRFEAKEFLLEAVRFMDGACPQCIIDNTSVMLAAGAGADAVIAPEMAAFARTLGFEFRAHRVNHPDRKGRIERNFFFVETNFLPGRRFTDFDDLNRQALAWCQEVANARPKRSLGMSPETAYVLEKPYLRALPAVLPPVYEVFERVVDLNGYVSLEVNRYSVPERLVGQAVTVYKYPARVDIHHRHRVVATHLRLIGQRDARSTDAAHHPTPVRASRTPALEAQLRDDSPELEAYVRALKQRGQGRGARALRRLLELQRTYPGEAFLAAVRQAAHYGLYDLGRLEKLILREVAGNFFALNDALDDDA, from the coding sequence ATGACGCCGAGCCAGATTCGCGATGCCGTCCGAACCCTGCAAGCCCAAGGCAAGAGCCTGCGCGAGATCAGCCGTGTGCTCGAGCTATCGCGTAATACCGTGCGCCGGATCGTGCGCCCCGACGATCCGGCGCGATCGGAAGACGCATGCCCGGGTGTGCCGCGGGCCTATTTGAAGTCGGCCTTCGAGCGCGCCCAGGGCAACGTCGTGCGCGTGGCCGAACTGCTCGCCGCCGAGTACGAGCTCACCGTCTCGTACAGCACGCTGACCCGCTGGGTTCGCGAGGCCGGACTGCGCGCACCGCCCCCGCGTGCCGGGCAATACTTCTTCGCGCCGGGCGAGGAAATGCAGCACGATACCTCGCCGCATCGCGTCACCCTGGGCGACAAGACCGTGACCGCGCAGTGTGCCGGTCTCGTGCTCGCCTACTCGCGCCGGCTGTTCATCCGGTATAGCCCGCGTTTCACGCGCTTCGAAGCCAAGGAGTTTCTGCTCGAGGCGGTGCGCTTCATGGATGGCGCTTGTCCGCAGTGCATCATCGACAACACCAGCGTGATGCTCGCCGCCGGCGCCGGAGCGGATGCTGTCATCGCGCCCGAGATGGCGGCCTTCGCCCGCACGCTGGGGTTCGAATTCCGTGCGCACCGGGTCAATCATCCCGATCGCAAGGGGCGGATCGAGCGCAACTTCTTCTTCGTCGAAACCAATTTCCTGCCCGGACGCCGCTTCACCGACTTCGACGACCTGAACCGCCAGGCGCTCGCCTGGTGCCAGGAGGTGGCCAATGCCCGACCGAAGCGGTCTCTGGGGATGTCGCCGGAAACCGCCTATGTGCTCGAGAAGCCGTATTTGCGGGCGCTGCCCGCGGTGCTGCCGCCGGTCTATGAGGTCTTCGAGCGGGTAGTGGACCTGAACGGCTATGTCTCGCTCGAGGTCAATCGCTACTCCGTGCCGGAGCGTCTGGTCGGGCAGGCGGTGACGGTCTACAAATATCCGGCCCGCGTCGACATTCATCATCGCCATCGCGTGGTGGCGACCCATCTGCGGCTGATCGGCCAGCGCGATGCGCGCAGTACCGACGCCGCGCACCATCCCACCCCCGTCAGGGCCAGCCGCACGCCGGCCCTCGAAGCGCAACTGCGCGACGACAGCCCCGAGCTCGAGGCCTATGTGCGGGCCCTCAAGCAACGCGGTCAGGGCCGTGGGGCCCGGGCCTTGCGACGCCTGCTCGAGCTCCAGCGCACCTATCCCGGGGAAGCCTTTCTGGCGGCCGTGCGCCAGGCGGCGCACTACGGGCTGTACGATCTGGGGCGGCTTGAGAAACTCATCCTGCGCGAGGTCGCCGGCAACTTCTTTGCGTTGAACGACGCGCTCGATGACGACGCGTGA
- the istB gene encoding IS21-like element helper ATPase IstB — translation MTTREQIHAQLAQLRLRGMAAALDAEFERAEREGAPPAEVVGRLLAAEAAERREKSLAYRLTQAKLPWRWTLDSFPFDRQPGVDRGQIRALAGLDFLRRNENILLIGPPGTGKTGIALALLREACLNGHAARFYKAQVLLDELYASLADRSTPKLLAQLARFQPLLIDELGYLTLKPEQSNAFFRLMDQRYGRVSTLITTNLEPSAWYELFANKALVDALLDRLQHRCITIRIDGPSLRTPVPHSPPTNKGASKSAPLPCAPAA, via the coding sequence ATGACGACGCGTGAGCAGATCCACGCCCAGCTCGCCCAGCTGCGGCTGCGCGGCATGGCCGCCGCCCTCGATGCCGAATTCGAGCGCGCCGAGCGCGAAGGCGCGCCGCCGGCCGAAGTCGTCGGGCGCTTGCTGGCGGCCGAAGCGGCCGAGCGGCGCGAGAAGAGCCTCGCGTACCGACTGACGCAAGCGAAGCTGCCCTGGCGCTGGACGCTCGATTCCTTTCCCTTCGACCGCCAGCCCGGGGTCGATCGGGGCCAGATCCGCGCCCTGGCCGGACTCGACTTCCTGCGCCGCAACGAGAACATCCTGCTGATCGGCCCGCCGGGGACCGGCAAGACCGGCATCGCGCTGGCGCTTCTGCGCGAGGCGTGCCTCAATGGCCACGCCGCGCGCTTCTACAAGGCCCAGGTCCTGCTCGACGAGCTCTATGCCTCGCTCGCCGATCGCTCGACACCGAAGCTCCTCGCGCAACTCGCCCGCTTCCAGCCACTGCTGATCGATGAACTGGGCTATCTCACCCTCAAGCCCGAGCAGTCCAATGCCTTCTTCCGGCTGATGGATCAGCGCTACGGGCGCGTCTCGACGCTGATCACCACGAACTTGGAACCGAGCGCCTGGTACGAGTTGTTCGCCAACAAGGCCCTTGTCGACGCCTTGCTCGACCGGCTCCAGCACCGCTGCATCACCATTCGCATCGACGGACCCTCCCTGCGAACCCCAGTGCCGCACTCGCCGCCGACGAACAAGGGCGCGTCGAAATCGGCGCCCCTCCCGTGCGCACCCGCGGCATAA
- the arsB gene encoding ACR3 family arsenite efflux transporter, giving the protein MSAQCEITAKRAAAAPMSFFERYLTLWVFLCIVAGIGLGQLMPGFFQAVGRMEVAQVNLPVGLLIWIMIIPMLMKVDFGALHEIRGHMRGIGVTLFVNWLVKPFSMALLAWIFIRELFAPWLPADQIDSYIAGLILLAAAPCTAMVFVWSRLTNGDPIFTLSQVALNDTIMVFAFAPVVGLLLGISAITVPWDTLITSVVLYIVIPVAIAQVWRTQLLKRGQAAFDAIMEKIGPWSITALLVTLVLLFAFQGEAILAQPLIIALLAVPILIQVFFNSSLAYLLNRAVGEKHSVAGPSALIGASNFFELAVAAAISLFGFDSGAALATVVGVLIEVPVMLLVVRVVNASKGWYEAGGAGRDLAAARSGKAD; this is encoded by the coding sequence ATGTCCGCCCAATGCGAAATCACCGCCAAGCGCGCGGCCGCCGCGCCGATGAGCTTCTTCGAGCGCTATCTGACCCTGTGGGTCTTCCTCTGCATCGTCGCCGGCATCGGGCTCGGCCAGCTCATGCCCGGCTTCTTTCAGGCCGTCGGGCGCATGGAAGTGGCGCAGGTGAACCTGCCGGTGGGCCTGCTCATCTGGATCATGATCATCCCGATGCTGATGAAGGTCGACTTCGGCGCGCTGCACGAGATCCGCGGCCACATGCGCGGCATCGGCGTCACGCTTTTCGTGAACTGGCTGGTGAAGCCGTTCTCGATGGCGCTGCTCGCCTGGATCTTCATCCGTGAGCTGTTCGCCCCCTGGCTGCCCGCGGACCAGATCGACAGCTACATCGCCGGCCTCATCCTGCTCGCCGCCGCACCGTGCACCGCGATGGTGTTCGTGTGGAGCCGGCTCACCAACGGCGACCCGATCTTCACCCTGTCGCAGGTCGCGCTCAACGACACCATCATGGTGTTCGCCTTCGCCCCGGTCGTCGGCCTCTTGCTCGGCATTTCCGCCATCACCGTGCCCTGGGACACGCTCATCACCTCGGTGGTGCTCTATATCGTGATCCCGGTGGCGATCGCGCAGGTGTGGCGCACGCAGCTCCTGAAGCGCGGCCAGGCCGCTTTCGACGCCATTATGGAGAAGATCGGCCCGTGGTCGATTACTGCGCTGCTGGTGACCCTGGTGCTGCTCTTTGCCTTCCAGGGCGAGGCCATCCTCGCCCAGCCGCTCATCATCGCCCTGCTCGCGGTGCCCATCCTCATCCAGGTGTTCTTCAACTCCTCGCTCGCCTATCTGCTCAACCGCGCGGTGGGGGAGAAGCACAGCGTCGCCGGCCCGTCGGCGCTGATCGGGGCGTCGAACTTCTTCGAGCTCGCGGTGGCGGCGGCGATCAGCCTGTTCGGCTTCGACTCCGGGGCGGCGCTCGCCACGGTGGTCGGGGTGTTGATCGAGGTGCCGGTGATGTTGCTGGTGGTGCGCGTGGTCAATGCGAGCAAGGGCTGGTACGAGGCCGGCGGTGCCGGGCGCGATCTGGCGGCCGCCCGTTCGGGCAAGGCCGACTGA
- a CDS encoding LysR family transcriptional regulator, translated as MLKTASFSELEFFVLLNRLGSLSAAARALDITPPAATMRLAAMEKRIGARLLNRSTRKISLTPEGEIYLQHASRLIDELRELDEIVSGNGHAPRGRLRVNAPLGFGRTVIAPLVSTFTARHPEVEVQLEVTDRPIDLIEKGFDLAVRFGELPDNRINARRIMSNRRFLCASSAYLEKHGTPRKLDDLTRHRCIVHRQNDDAYGVWRFLVDGRTEIVKVHGTLSSNDGDIVQGWALDGQGIVIRSEWDVIKHLESGRLRRLLPEFTLPSADLYAYYPSKKNLPTRVRTFINFLVERLASEAA; from the coding sequence ATGCTTAAGACTGCAAGCTTCTCCGAGCTCGAGTTCTTCGTGCTGCTGAACCGGCTGGGCAGCCTTTCGGCGGCCGCGCGGGCGCTCGACATCACGCCCCCGGCCGCCACGATGCGCTTGGCGGCGATGGAAAAGCGCATCGGTGCGCGACTGCTCAATCGCAGCACGCGCAAGATCAGCCTGACGCCCGAGGGGGAGATCTACCTCCAGCATGCGAGCCGCCTGATCGACGAACTGCGGGAGCTGGATGAAATCGTCTCGGGGAACGGCCACGCGCCGCGCGGACGCCTGCGCGTCAATGCGCCGCTCGGATTTGGCCGGACCGTGATCGCGCCGCTCGTCTCGACCTTCACCGCCCGGCATCCCGAGGTCGAGGTGCAACTGGAGGTCACGGATCGTCCGATCGATCTGATCGAGAAGGGCTTCGACCTCGCGGTGCGGTTTGGCGAGTTGCCGGACAACCGGATCAATGCGCGCCGGATCATGTCGAATCGGCGCTTTCTCTGCGCCTCGTCCGCCTACCTGGAAAAACACGGCACGCCGAGGAAGCTGGACGATCTGACCCGGCACCGCTGCATCGTCCATCGGCAGAACGACGATGCGTACGGCGTGTGGCGCTTCCTCGTCGACGGGCGCACCGAGATCGTCAAGGTCCATGGCACCCTGTCCAGTAACGATGGCGACATCGTCCAGGGCTGGGCGCTGGACGGTCAGGGCATCGTCATTCGTTCAGAGTGGGATGTGATCAAGCACCTGGAAAGCGGCCGGCTGCGGCGACTTCTTCCCGAGTTCACGCTGCCGAGCGCGGATCTCTACGCCTACTACCCGAGCAAGAAGAATCTGCCTACCCGGGTCAGGACGTTCATCAACTTCCTGGTCGAGCGACTGGCCAGCGAAGCGGCATAG
- a CDS encoding Fic family protein, with amino-acid sequence MTSGDYIYIWQAPEWPNWRYDLAALAGPLAEVSRAQGLLLGRLADVGMALRDQASLSALTEDVVKTCEIEGEQLNVESVRSSIARRLGVDIGALAPVDRHVEGVVEMVLDATANCNTPVSRERLFGWHAALFPTGYSGLTKIQVGGWRDDAAGPMQVVSGPVGRQRVHFEAPPVERIEAEMSRFLDWLNAESGEPPVIKAGLAHLWLVTLHPFDDGNGRIARAVGDLLLARADGSPQRFYSLSAQIQRERKAYYDILERTQKGTLDVTAWLAWFLDVLHRAVDQAQHTLDAVLAKARFWQRFAGTPMNARQVKLLNRLLDGFEGKLTTSKWATMAKCSPDTALRDISELLAHGALRKSSAGGRSTSYELNEPLVDD; translated from the coding sequence ATGACTAGCGGAGATTACATCTACATCTGGCAGGCTCCCGAGTGGCCGAACTGGCGCTATGATCTGGCAGCGCTTGCCGGCCCGCTGGCCGAGGTCAGCCGTGCCCAAGGCCTCTTGCTTGGGCGCCTCGCCGACGTCGGCATGGCCTTGCGCGACCAGGCCAGCCTGTCGGCACTGACCGAGGACGTGGTCAAGACCTGCGAAATCGAGGGCGAACAGCTCAACGTCGAGTCCGTGCGTTCGTCCATCGCGCGCCGCTTGGGCGTGGATATCGGTGCTCTGGCGCCGGTGGATCGGCATGTCGAAGGTGTGGTCGAGATGGTGCTCGACGCCACCGCCAACTGCAATACGCCGGTCTCGCGCGAGCGCCTGTTCGGCTGGCACGCGGCCCTCTTCCCCACCGGCTACTCCGGTCTCACCAAAATCCAGGTCGGAGGCTGGCGTGACGACGCCGCGGGCCCGATGCAGGTGGTATCCGGCCCGGTCGGCCGCCAGCGGGTGCATTTCGAAGCGCCGCCGGTTGAACGCATCGAGGCCGAGATGAGTCGTTTTCTCGACTGGCTCAACGCGGAGTCGGGCGAGCCGCCGGTCATCAAGGCTGGCCTTGCCCATCTGTGGTTGGTGACCTTGCATCCCTTCGATGACGGCAACGGCCGTATCGCACGGGCCGTCGGCGACCTGCTGCTGGCGCGCGCGGATGGCAGCCCGCAGCGCTTCTATAGCCTGTCGGCGCAAATCCAGCGCGAACGCAAAGCCTACTACGACATCCTGGAGCGCACGCAAAAAGGGACGCTCGACGTCACGGCATGGCTCGCGTGGTTCCTCGACGTGTTGCATCGCGCCGTCGATCAGGCGCAGCACACCCTCGACGCCGTGCTGGCAAAGGCGCGTTTCTGGCAGCGCTTCGCTGGAACGCCGATGAACGCGCGACAGGTGAAGCTGCTCAACCGGCTACTCGACGGCTTCGAAGGCAAGCTCACGACCAGCAAGTGGGCGACGATGGCCAAATGCTCGCCGGACACGGCGCTGCGCGACATCAGCGAGTTGCTCGCGCACGGGGCGCTGCGCAAGTCCTCGGCGGGGGGGCGCAGCACCAGCTACGAGTTGAACGAACCGTTGGTAGATGATTGA
- a CDS encoding Fic family protein, with protein sequence MKRVTGTYVTSTTLGEAVKAFKPSPLPPSDPALAPESFVDANRAAELALARLSGVSALVPSVDWLLYSAIRREALLTSQIEGTQATLTDLFDEEAGFAVSNMEDVEEVTNYLRAFRLVQNNLRDPNGLPISVRLLCEAHRLLLDGARGSGKQPGELRRSQNWIGGTRPGNAVFVPPPAERVADLLGELERFIHEASPTLPPLVKIALIHAQFETIHPFLDGNGRIGRLLIAALLEHRGLLPEPLMYLSGYLKQHQTEYYRRLSDIRTEGDWEGWVAFFLEGVATAATDAERSIVAIASLVAADRRHLLESPKAGPATYRLFEMLPMMPRFTIERVRQKLSTSFPTASAAVKVLADLGIVTEMTGQKKNRSYSYQAYVELLTR encoded by the coding sequence ATGAAGCGCGTCACCGGAACCTACGTCACTTCCACCACGCTGGGCGAGGCGGTTAAGGCCTTCAAGCCGAGTCCGCTGCCGCCCAGCGATCCTGCGCTGGCGCCGGAGTCGTTCGTCGATGCCAACCGAGCTGCAGAACTGGCGCTGGCCCGCCTGTCCGGGGTGTCTGCGCTGGTGCCGTCGGTGGACTGGCTGCTCTACAGCGCCATCCGCAGGGAGGCATTGCTCACCTCGCAGATCGAAGGCACCCAGGCCACGCTGACCGACCTCTTTGACGAAGAGGCGGGCTTTGCCGTCAGTAACATGGAAGACGTCGAGGAAGTCACCAACTATCTGCGCGCCTTCCGGCTGGTTCAGAACAATCTGCGCGATCCCAATGGCCTGCCCATCAGCGTTCGTCTGCTGTGCGAGGCCCACCGGCTGCTGCTCGACGGCGCGCGTGGTTCCGGCAAGCAGCCGGGCGAGTTGCGTCGTTCACAGAACTGGATCGGCGGCACCCGGCCAGGCAATGCGGTATTCGTGCCGCCGCCGGCCGAGCGCGTCGCCGATCTGCTGGGGGAACTGGAGCGATTCATACACGAGGCTTCGCCTACGCTCCCGCCGCTGGTGAAGATCGCCCTGATCCACGCCCAGTTCGAAACCATCCACCCCTTCCTGGACGGCAACGGCCGCATCGGTCGCCTGCTGATTGCCGCACTGCTCGAACATCGGGGTCTGCTGCCCGAGCCCTTGATGTACCTCAGCGGCTACCTGAAGCAACACCAGACCGAGTATTACCGCCGCTTGTCCGACATCCGCACCGAAGGGGATTGGGAGGGCTGGGTGGCTTTCTTCCTCGAAGGCGTGGCTACCGCGGCGACCGACGCCGAGCGCAGCATCGTCGCCATTGCCAGCCTGGTGGCAGCGGACCGTCGCCACTTGCTCGAATCGCCCAAGGCGGGGCCTGCGACCTACCGCCTGTTCGAGATGCTGCCGATGATGCCGCGCTTCACCATCGAGCGGGTGCGGCAGAAGCTGAGCACGAGCTTTCCGACCGCCAGCGCCGCCGTGAAGGTGCTGGCGGATCTGGGCATCGTGACCGAAATGACGGGGCAGAAGAAAAACCGCAGTTATAGCTATCAAGCGTACGTCGAGTTGCTGACCCGGTGA